One Mycolicibacterium sp. TUM20985 genomic window, AAGCGGCAGCACGAAAGCTCCTGGTCGGGAGCGCAAGCACCGTGTCCGGTTTATGTCCGTTCGCCGGACAGGCTGAGTACGTCAGCCCTGCTTAATGCGGCGCATAGGACGCACAGACGCAGATGAACCGCAGGTCAGTGGTTATCTTGTCCGCCTGAAAAGCGGAAGGTCGCCGGTTCGATCCCGGCCCTGGCCACCGAGATCGTTGCAGTCGAAGCCTGTTTTGGGCCGATCGTCCCGGCCGGCTCACCGGCCCAGGCAATCCACATGGTCAAAGTTGCGGTCTACTCAGACGCGGTCATCGAGCGCGTCAAGCGCCGATGCGACATCGTCGAGTTCGTGGTCGTACAAGTCGGCATAGACGGCGGCCTTGGCGCTCTTCCTGTCCGCACTGGGCATCAGCCAGTGGGACAGCATGTTTCTCGATGCGTCGTTCCTCTTCGCGGCGGGGTGGGCCGGAAGCGTCCTCAGCATTGGTCATCAGGTGTCGGTGCAGGCCGGTTCGCCGGATGAGATGCGCGGTCGCATGAACTCCTTCTACATCCTCGCCCTGGTCCGCCGGTTCCCGCTGTCGGAGGGCGCCTGAACGTGCCACCGCTACAGTGAAGTCTGCGACGTCGCCGAGGTGACGTTGGGTGTCAGGCCAAACGAGAGCAGGTGGGCCCGGTGTTCACGCGTAGGCCACCGTTGCGGACGGTTGGCACCGATCCGGATTACCGGTTCACCCTCGCCAACGAACGGACCTTCCTGGCATGGGTGCGTACGGGTTTGGCGCTACTCGCGGGTGCCGTCGCCTTGGTCAGCCTGGTGCACGATTTCGGTCCCCGGCCGTTGCGGCTCTCGATCACCGTATTGCTCTTGGCACTCTCCCTGGTCGTGACGATCGGTGCCTACCTCCGGTGGGACCGCACCGAGCGCGCGCTGCGCGAAAATCGTTCGCTACCAATGGATCCGCTCCCGCGAATCATGGTCGGAGGCGTTGCGATCGTCATCGCCGCCGCAGCAGTACTGGTGTTCTTGGCCGAGGCTGCCTACTAGTGGACGACGAAGAGTTGATGGACGTCGGCGCTCAGGCCGAGCGCACGGCCTTGGCGTGGCAGCGCACCGGAATCGGAGCGATCGCCGTGGGCCTCCTGTGGTTGCGTGGGAGCGTGCACCAGCACCTGTTGTCCCCGTGGCCAGGGCTGCTGCTCACCGCGGCTGCAACCCTGGCCGTGCTCCTCTGCGTCCCGCAGCGCTACCGCCGAGTGCTGCACAACGTGCGAACGCAACGAACACCGTTGTCCCGCGGGATGGTGCCGGGCACGGCCTTGGTGTTGGCGATCGTGACGATCGCAATCGGCATCGACCTGTTGCGCACCTAAGGTTCTACCGCCGCGTGGCGAGGTAGATCGTGGCGGCCGAACGCCCCCGTGTGAGTGGGTTGTCAAACCAGATCTGTTGGGATTCGACGTCGGCGAAGACGGTTTCGAGGATGGCGGTGAAATCTCCGTCCGGTGCATCGTCTGACCACATCGCGAACGTGCCGCCCGGGACGAGGTGGGCGGCCGTGGCTCGAAGGCCCTCGGGGGTGTAGAAGGACGCGTGCGGGTGGTGCAGAAGGTGCCGCGGCGAGTGGTCGATGTCGAGCAGGATGGCGTCATGGGTTCGACCCGGGCGCAATGGGTCGAAACCTGCCGAATCCATTGCAGTGGCGAAGAAGTCGGCGCACCTCAACGTGATGCGGCCGTCGGCGGCCAAACCGGCCGTGTCGGGGAGCAGGTCGCGTTCGTGCCAATCGATGACTGCTTCTGAGTACTCGACGACCGTTAGGGTATCGACCCGCCCGCTCTCGAGGGCTTCTCGCGCGGTGTAGCCAAGCCCGAGTCCGCCGACGACGACGTCCAGCGCCGCTCCAGGGGTCCGGGCCAGCCCCAGCCGCGCCAATTCCCGCTCGGCCACGGTGAACAGGCTCGTCATCACGAACTCATCGTCGAGTTTGACCTCGTAGACATCGGCCCGCACCGAGGGATCGAACCGCCGCCGCAGGCTGATCACCCCCATGGGTGTCTGCTGCCAGCCCAACTCCTCGAAGCGTGCGCTCATCGAGATCGACCCTAGTCCCGCCCAAGTGCGGGCAAGGTAACTTACCCATATGGTCAGGCCTGCGCAGACGGCGCGCAGCGAACGCACACGCGACGCATTGCGTCAGGCCGCGTTGGTCAGGTTCCTGGCACAGGGGGTGGAGGACACCTCCGCCGAACAGATCGCCGCCGACGCCGGTGTCTCGCTGCGCACGTTCTACCGACA contains:
- a CDS encoding DUF202 domain-containing protein, translated to MDDEELMDVGAQAERTALAWQRTGIGAIAVGLLWLRGSVHQHLLSPWPGLLLTAAATLAVLLCVPQRYRRVLHNVRTQRTPLSRGMVPGTALVLAIVTIAIGIDLLRT
- a CDS encoding YidH family protein, whose protein sequence is MFTRRPPLRTVGTDPDYRFTLANERTFLAWVRTGLALLAGAVALVSLVHDFGPRPLRLSITVLLLALSLVVTIGAYLRWDRTERALRENRSLPMDPLPRIMVGGVAIVIAAAAVLVFLAEAAY
- a CDS encoding polyamine aminopropyltransferase yields the protein MSARFEELGWQQTPMGVISLRRRFDPSVRADVYEVKLDDEFVMTSLFTVAERELARLGLARTPGAALDVVVGGLGLGYTAREALESGRVDTLTVVEYSEAVIDWHERDLLPDTAGLAADGRITLRCADFFATAMDSAGFDPLRPGRTHDAILLDIDHSPRHLLHHPHASFYTPEGLRATAAHLVPGGTFAMWSDDAPDGDFTAILETVFADVESQQIWFDNPLTRGRSAATIYLATRR